The Arthrobacter sp. ERGS1:01 genome has a segment encoding these proteins:
- a CDS encoding transporter substrate-binding domain-containing protein — protein sequence MPVNFEPKVYLGMIFDKKNAQLRDAFLKATEAMHADGSYDAILKKWDVAVINLPKPGVNLATS from the coding sequence GTGCCCGTGAATTTCGAGCCGAAGGTTTACCTCGGGATGATCTTCGACAAGAAGAATGCTCAGCTGCGCGATGCGTTCCTGAAGGCAACGGAGGCAATGCATGCCGACGGCAGCTACGACGCAATCCTGAAGAAGTGGGACGTCGCAGTCATCAACCTGCCCAAGCCCGGCGTCAATCTGGCCACGTCATAA
- a CDS encoding amino acid ABC transporter permease, producing MVISVVLAFGIALMCQSRNRFTAAVGQIYVWFFRGVPLLVQILIWFNLAVLYPTILGTDTNQLISGFTAGLFALSLAESGYMAEIIRGGILSVNKGQTDAGLSIGLTRGQTLRRIVIPQTIRVIIPPTGNQFIGLLKASSLVSAIGGSDLLTQTQLIYGQNFKIVPLLIVATAWYLILVSVASVGQYFLERRFNPDGAASGRSVRQLLKRNVLLQKFSPSPRKAVRP from the coding sequence ATGGTGATTTCCGTAGTGCTGGCGTTCGGTATTGCACTGATGTGCCAGAGCAGGAACCGGTTCACAGCGGCAGTGGGTCAGATCTACGTGTGGTTCTTTCGTGGAGTCCCACTTCTGGTCCAGATACTCATTTGGTTCAATCTGGCCGTTCTTTACCCCACCATTCTGGGAACGGACACTAATCAGCTGATCTCGGGGTTCACGGCAGGTCTATTTGCACTGTCGCTGGCCGAGTCGGGGTATATGGCCGAAATCATCCGTGGTGGCATACTCTCCGTCAACAAGGGGCAAACCGACGCCGGTCTCAGCATCGGACTCACCCGCGGGCAGACACTGCGACGCATCGTCATCCCACAGACCATTCGCGTCATTATTCCACCGACGGGCAACCAATTCATTGGGTTACTCAAGGCCAGCTCCTTGGTTTCGGCCATCGGGGGAAGCGATTTGCTCACTCAAACCCAGCTCATTTATGGCCAGAATTTCAAGATAGTGCCGCTGCTCATTGTGGCCACCGCCTGGTACCTCATCCTCGTCAGTGTCGCCAGTGTGGGCCAGTACTTCCTCGAGCGCCGGTTCAACCCCGACGGTGCCGCGTCAGGACGGTCCGTTCGGCAGCTGCTCAAAAGAAACGTCCTGTTGCAGAAATTCTCCCCTTCCCCTCGAAAGGCGGTCCGGCCATGA
- a CDS encoding GntR family transcriptional regulator, producing the protein MKQLTIQDVNEIFDIRLSIEVSAASLAARQVVSGACTDSLLEALALAEALASSDDEHGKAQANVAIHDEIFKLTGNELLVSMIRPVANRMRWLFGNAVHQDSGQLCLEHRQLCEAICEGQAELASALATAHIEHSRRPAISQLEGKLPARRSTEPRETRWEGN; encoded by the coding sequence GTGAAGCAACTCACGATCCAGGACGTCAACGAAATCTTTGACATTCGCCTAAGCATTGAAGTATCAGCGGCAAGCCTCGCTGCCAGGCAGGTCGTCTCCGGTGCATGTACAGACAGTCTTCTAGAGGCACTGGCACTGGCGGAGGCCCTCGCATCCAGCGATGACGAGCACGGCAAGGCTCAAGCGAATGTGGCCATTCACGACGAGATATTCAAGCTGACCGGCAATGAGCTTCTGGTGTCGATGATCCGTCCGGTGGCCAATCGAATGCGGTGGCTCTTTGGGAACGCCGTACATCAGGATTCCGGACAACTTTGCCTGGAGCACAGGCAGCTTTGTGAAGCCATTTGTGAGGGGCAAGCCGAGCTCGCCTCAGCACTGGCCACGGCGCACATTGAACACAGCAGGAGGCCAGCCATATCCCAACTCGAAGGGAAGCTGCCGGCCCGGCGTTCGACCGAACCCCGGGAAACCCGGTGGGAGGGCAACTAG
- a CDS encoding MFS transporter, with protein sequence MWVLLALALVSINLRPAITTVAGVMGQLHTSFGMDPNVLSVLGALPVLAFGISAPCGPWLARRLGAGRAVAVALLVLAAALIVRSLVPVLLLPGTFLAGAAIMTASVLVPQIVKANRGTGWWIGLCTMGFGLGAALGAGLVQPLQDLMGGSLAWALAIWAVPALLGAGLIHRAGGGRPDAAGPVPAAGVHPAGAGAVPLRRQRTAWAVTTFFGLQALLYFAITSWLAVFLVSKGLGPGGAAALLAWFSLAGLPASLLAPVLAGRPAVLRIMAPGLGMLVALALLGVLLAPAELQLPMVGILGVVQSAGFGLAMALVVIRSAGPQTAGRLSAMSQGLGFALASLGPLGAGLLHEATGGWEATFFALAGVALLLASAGYFAVSGALVSMESDEPDSRILPAYIGSR encoded by the coding sequence GTGTGGGTCCTACTTGCCTTAGCGCTCGTTTCGATCAACCTGCGCCCGGCAATCACCACCGTCGCAGGCGTCATGGGGCAGCTCCACACCAGCTTCGGAATGGATCCCAACGTGCTGTCCGTGCTGGGTGCCCTGCCCGTGCTAGCTTTTGGAATCTCGGCGCCGTGCGGGCCCTGGCTCGCTCGCCGGCTTGGCGCCGGCCGGGCGGTGGCCGTGGCACTGCTGGTGCTCGCCGCTGCGCTTATCGTCCGTAGCCTGGTGCCTGTCCTGCTGCTCCCAGGAACCTTCCTGGCCGGTGCGGCAATCATGACTGCCAGCGTGCTGGTGCCGCAGATCGTCAAGGCCAACCGGGGGACCGGTTGGTGGATAGGGCTGTGCACCATGGGGTTCGGGCTGGGCGCCGCCTTGGGTGCTGGACTGGTGCAGCCCCTGCAGGACCTGATGGGTGGAAGCCTCGCCTGGGCGCTGGCCATCTGGGCAGTGCCGGCCCTGCTGGGTGCCGGGCTGATCCACCGCGCCGGTGGCGGACGACCGGACGCGGCCGGACCCGTACCGGCGGCGGGGGTCCACCCTGCAGGGGCGGGCGCGGTGCCGCTCCGGAGGCAGCGAACGGCGTGGGCTGTGACCACGTTCTTCGGGCTTCAGGCGCTGCTCTACTTCGCCATCACGTCGTGGCTTGCCGTTTTCCTCGTCTCGAAAGGCCTGGGGCCGGGCGGTGCAGCAGCGCTGCTGGCCTGGTTTAGTCTGGCTGGCTTGCCCGCAAGCCTGCTGGCCCCCGTGCTGGCTGGCCGGCCGGCCGTCTTGCGGATCATGGCGCCCGGGCTGGGCATGCTGGTGGCCCTCGCCCTCTTGGGCGTCCTCCTGGCCCCAGCAGAGCTGCAGCTGCCCATGGTGGGCATCCTGGGGGTTGTGCAGAGTGCCGGCTTCGGCCTGGCTATGGCGCTTGTTGTCATCCGCTCGGCGGGGCCGCAGACAGCGGGCAGACTATCTGCGATGAGCCAGGGGCTCGGCTTCGCCCTGGCCTCCCTGGGCCCACTGGGGGCCGGGCTGCTGCACGAAGCTACGGGCGGCTGGGAGGCCACGTTCTTCGCGTTGGCCGGGGTAGCCTTGCTCCTCGCGAGTGCCGGGTACTTTGCCGTGAGCGGGGCCTTGGTGTCCATGGAATCCGACGAGCCGGACTCTCGGATTCTGCCGGCCTACATCGGAAGTCGCTAG
- a CDS encoding nucleobase:cation symporter-2 family protein has protein sequence MTKIQAPSTEIIRPEDKRLGIGPSFIYGLQHVLTMYGGIIAVPLIIGQAAGMNRQDIGLLIAAALFMGGLATLLQTLGVPFFGSQLPLVQGVSFASVATMVAIVNGGGGIQAVFGAVIVSAAIGLLIAPIFSKIVKFFPPVVTGTVITTIGLTLMPVAANWAMGGNAKAPGYGSTSNILLAFGTLAIVLLLSKLGNATISRLSILLAMIIGTVVAVILGKADFSKVGVGPFFAFPTPFHLGMPTFQIAGIISMVIVVLVILTETTADILAVGEIVGTKVDSKRIAAGLRADMASSIVSPIFGSFTQSAFAQNVGLVAVTGIKSRFVVSAGGVILVALGLLPIVGRIVAAVPMSVLGGAGIVLFATVAASGIRTLATVDYKNNMNLIIVAVALGFGMLPIASPTFYDDFPTWFSTIFHSGISSAALMAILLNLLFNHLKRGNSENPSVFAAGTDRQIDISILTHLKDGDRCEDGKILDADGREIPLVNKPATGH, from the coding sequence CATTCGTCCCGAGGACAAGAGGCTCGGAATCGGGCCAAGTTTCATCTACGGCCTCCAGCATGTTTTGACCATGTACGGCGGCATCATCGCCGTCCCCCTGATCATCGGCCAGGCCGCCGGGATGAACAGGCAGGACATTGGTTTGCTCATCGCAGCAGCCCTTTTCATGGGCGGGCTTGCCACGCTCCTGCAGACGCTCGGCGTGCCGTTCTTCGGCTCCCAGCTCCCCCTGGTCCAGGGGGTCTCGTTCGCGTCGGTGGCCACGATGGTGGCGATCGTCAACGGCGGCGGTGGAATCCAGGCCGTCTTCGGTGCCGTCATCGTTTCCGCGGCAATAGGATTGCTGATCGCCCCCATCTTTTCAAAGATCGTCAAATTCTTCCCACCCGTGGTCACCGGAACCGTCATCACCACGATCGGGCTGACCCTCATGCCGGTCGCAGCGAACTGGGCGATGGGTGGCAATGCCAAAGCTCCCGGCTATGGCAGCACCTCCAATATCTTGCTCGCTTTTGGGACACTGGCCATCGTGTTGTTGCTGAGCAAGCTGGGTAACGCCACGATCTCCCGGCTCTCGATCCTGCTGGCCATGATCATTGGCACGGTTGTGGCCGTTATCCTTGGCAAGGCAGACTTCTCCAAGGTCGGCGTCGGTCCGTTCTTCGCGTTCCCAACACCGTTCCATCTGGGGATGCCCACGTTCCAGATCGCTGGGATCATTTCCATGGTCATTGTCGTGCTTGTGATCCTGACCGAAACCACGGCGGATATTTTAGCGGTGGGTGAGATCGTTGGAACCAAGGTGGACTCAAAGCGCATCGCCGCCGGCCTTCGCGCCGACATGGCCTCCAGCATCGTCTCTCCCATTTTTGGATCATTCACCCAAAGCGCCTTCGCCCAAAACGTGGGGCTCGTGGCCGTTACCGGCATTAAGAGCCGTTTCGTGGTTTCGGCTGGCGGCGTGATTCTGGTTGCCCTGGGACTGCTGCCGATCGTGGGCCGGATCGTCGCGGCGGTTCCCATGTCCGTCCTGGGCGGCGCCGGCATCGTTTTGTTCGCCACCGTAGCCGCCAGCGGCATCCGCACCCTCGCCACTGTCGACTACAAGAACAACATGAACCTGATCATCGTGGCGGTCGCCCTCGGATTTGGAATGCTCCCGATCGCCTCACCGACCTTCTACGACGACTTCCCCACCTGGTTCTCCACGATCTTCCACTCCGGCATCAGCTCCGCCGCCCTCATGGCGATCCTGTTGAACCTACTCTTCAACCACCTCAAACGCGGCAACTCCGAGAACCCGTCGGTCTTTGCCGCCGGCACGGACCGCCAAATCGATATCTCCATCCTGACCCATCTCAAAGACGGCGACCGGTGCGAAGATGGAAAGATCCTCGATGCCGACGGCCGCGAAATCCCCCTCGTGAACAAACCCGCCACAGGCCACTAA